A single Flavobacterium sp. 1 DNA region contains:
- a CDS encoding CopD family protein encodes MEIYNYLKSLHLIFVITWFAGLFYIVRLFVYQIEAADKPSPEKEILQKQYKIMTYRLWYIITWPSAVFASIFAFWMLFFTPMGKAWLQMPWMHVKLGFVFVLYLYHLKCQQIFSQLQRDEVKYTTNFMRLWNEIATIILFAVVFLVVLKNAVNWIYGVIGIFIFSITIMLGFKFYKKIREKNNS; translated from the coding sequence ATGGAAATCTATAACTACCTAAAATCCCTGCACCTCATCTTTGTAATCACTTGGTTCGCCGGACTTTTTTATATTGTCCGTTTGTTTGTGTACCAGATAGAAGCAGCTGACAAACCTTCGCCAGAAAAAGAAATCCTGCAAAAGCAGTACAAAATAATGACCTACCGCTTGTGGTACATCATTACTTGGCCAAGTGCTGTTTTTGCTAGTATTTTTGCTTTTTGGATGCTGTTTTTTACTCCAATGGGAAAAGCTTGGTTACAAATGCCATGGATGCATGTAAAACTTGGCTTTGTTTTTGTGCTGTATTTATATCATTTAAAATGCCAGCAGATTTTCAGTCAACTGCAGAGAGATGAGGTCAAATACACCACCAATTTTATGCGTTTGTGGAATGAAATAGCCACGATTATATTATTTGCGGTTGTATTTTTGGTTGTATTAAAGAATGCCGTGAACTGGATTTACGGTGTAATCGGTATTTTTATATTTTCAATTACAATCATGCTAGGTTTTAAATTTTACAAAAAAATCAGGGAGAAAAACAATTCATAA
- a CDS encoding PAS domain-containing sensor histidine kinase: MIILIIATSLLLITISIIQYKNVAKKYNQRRIEGMEMYVKKHIDYMLSTTDYPLTDDNIKIIFKDKIHEISDIQNTEIQIYSLDGKLIKSSKESFSIEKYTPTVSKFILRLVNSSIDKRFLEVKTVNGIKYRSSYSLIKNKKFKPIAILKLPNIPDDGYYEKELNSFLIRLVQVYSLMIAIAFGLAYILSSFITKPIYDFAEKLRETSLNQKNEKIPFSAKIKEINMLLIAYNRMTEELERNAIVLAQNERDLAWREMAKQVAHEIKNPLTPMRLTIQSFQRKFNPEEPNIRQKLNDFSESLIQQIDTMSSVASAFSDFASMPAQQNELLNVVEVIELTLDIFHEDYIVFECSEKEIVSKIDRTQLIRIITNLVKNATQAIPDNQETKMVLVSLKKEKNQVVIIIKDNGTGINPEHIDNIFEPKFTTKNSGMGLGLGIIKNIIENYNGTITFETKFGRGTIFTVTLPIINS, from the coding sequence ATGATTATACTAATCATTGCCACCTCCCTTTTACTCATAACCATTTCCATCATTCAGTATAAAAATGTCGCCAAGAAATACAATCAAAGGCGGATAGAAGGCATGGAAATGTATGTGAAAAAGCATATTGATTATATGCTTTCAACAACAGATTATCCACTCACTGATGATAATATCAAGATAATTTTTAAGGACAAAATCCACGAAATATCAGATATTCAAAATACTGAAATACAAATCTATTCTTTAGATGGAAAATTGATAAAATCATCAAAAGAATCTTTTTCGATAGAAAAATATACCCCTACAGTCTCAAAATTCATCCTTCGATTAGTTAATTCGTCAATAGATAAAAGGTTTCTTGAAGTTAAAACCGTTAATGGAATAAAATATCGATCTTCTTATAGTTTAATAAAAAACAAAAAGTTTAAACCAATTGCCATTCTAAAATTACCCAATATTCCTGATGATGGTTATTACGAAAAGGAATTAAACAGTTTTTTAATCCGTTTGGTGCAAGTCTATTCGCTAATGATTGCAATAGCCTTTGGACTGGCTTACATACTGTCTTCATTTATCACTAAGCCTATTTATGATTTTGCTGAAAAATTAAGAGAAACCAGTTTGAACCAAAAGAATGAAAAAATTCCGTTTTCGGCAAAGATTAAAGAAATCAACATGCTATTGATCGCCTATAATAGAATGACCGAAGAACTTGAAAGAAACGCTATTGTACTCGCTCAAAATGAGCGGGATCTGGCTTGGAGAGAAATGGCCAAACAAGTGGCTCACGAAATCAAGAATCCGCTTACGCCAATGCGCCTTACAATTCAAAGCTTTCAGCGAAAATTTAATCCTGAAGAACCAAATATCAGACAAAAATTAAATGATTTTTCTGAATCGCTGATACAGCAGATTGATACAATGAGTTCTGTAGCATCTGCCTTTTCAGATTTTGCCTCTATGCCTGCCCAGCAAAATGAACTGCTGAATGTTGTAGAAGTGATAGAACTGACTTTGGATATTTTTCATGAGGATTATATTGTTTTTGAATGCTCTGAAAAAGAGATTGTTTCAAAAATTGACAGAACACAGCTCATTAGAATCATCACAAATTTGGTCAAAAATGCCACACAGGCTATTCCAGACAATCAGGAAACTAAAATGGTATTGGTAAGCCTAAAAAAAGAAAAAAATCAAGTTGTCATTATTATAAAAGACAATGGAACAGGTATAAATCCAGAACATATTGACAATATTTTTGAACCCAAATTCACTACCAAAAACAGCGGAATGGGTCTAGGTCTCGGAATCATAAAAAACATTATAGAAAACTACAACGGAACAATTACCTTTGAAACTAAATTTGGAAGAGGAACTATTTTTACGGTTACCCTCCCCATTATTAACTCCTAA
- a CDS encoding enoyl-CoA hydratase/isomerase family protein codes for MNYDNLLITIENNIATVVINRPAKLNALNIATINDLHKAIKVLGKNKEIQVIILTGSGDKAFVAGADISEFAHFTIEEGTQLAFQGQELLFNYIENLKTPVIAAINGFALGGGLELAMACHIRIASDNAKMGLPEVSLGVIPGYGGTQRLPQLVGKGRAMEMILTAGMITADEAKQYGLVNHVVLQAELIGFTDSIAQKIIKNSPFAIGRAIKSINANFAEGKNGYETEIKNFGRCFGTEDFNEGTKAFLEKRKAVFKGK; via the coding sequence ATGAACTACGACAATCTTTTAATTACAATAGAAAACAACATCGCAACTGTTGTAATCAATAGACCAGCCAAGCTAAATGCTTTGAATATTGCAACTATAAATGATTTGCACAAAGCCATTAAAGTGTTGGGTAAAAACAAAGAAATTCAAGTTATTATACTCACAGGAAGCGGAGATAAAGCGTTTGTTGCCGGTGCTGATATTTCAGAATTTGCTCATTTCACTATTGAAGAAGGAACGCAGCTGGCTTTTCAAGGACAAGAATTGCTTTTTAACTATATAGAAAATCTAAAAACACCTGTCATTGCAGCAATCAATGGATTTGCTTTGGGTGGCGGATTAGAACTGGCGATGGCCTGCCATATCAGAATCGCTTCTGATAATGCCAAAATGGGACTTCCAGAGGTTTCTCTTGGCGTTATTCCAGGATATGGAGGAACACAGCGTTTACCGCAATTAGTAGGGAAAGGCCGTGCAATGGAAATGATACTGACTGCAGGAATGATTACCGCCGATGAAGCTAAGCAATACGGCCTAGTAAATCACGTAGTACTTCAAGCTGAACTAATCGGATTTACTGATTCTATTGCTCAAAAAATTATAAAAAACTCTCCTTTTGCAATTGGCAGAGCTATAAAATCTATCAACGCTAATTTTGCTGAAGGCAAAAACGGTTATGAAACTGAGATTAAAAACTTCGGACGTTGTTTTGGAACCGAGGATTTCAACGAAGGAACTAAAGCGTTTTTAGAAAAAAGAAAAGCTGTTTTTAAGGGGAAATAA